The proteins below come from a single Oscillospiraceae bacterium genomic window:
- a CDS encoding putative DNA binding domain-containing protein, whose amino-acid sequence MIEQLIAEATECDFKVALETKKPKSWLKSVSAFSNGIGGTLFFGVSDDREPIGLSDVQKDAEAISRLIKERITPLPQFILKPLQEDGKNLLALEVSPGRSTPYYYKADGVMEAYIRVGNESVIAPDYIVNELILKGTNQSFDTLTTEAVKKDYSFTLLEATYLERTGLRFEPSDYVSFGLADKNGFLTNAGKLMTDQHTVYNSRMFCTRWNGLEKGSIFDDALDDKEYEGNLIYLLKSGSEFIRNNSKVRFAKEAQYRVDKPDYAERAVTEALVNALIHRDYIVLGSEVHIDMFDDRVEITSPGGMFGGGSIQEYDIYSIRSMRRNPVIADLFHRMKYMERRGSGLRKIVSETEKLPGYTEAYKPEFSSTATDFRVILKNVNYNLEGDAHQVIHQVTHQVIELSTVSKQILTFCTTPKSKKELAVFCGFKDLRNFTLKHINPLLESGQLEMTIPDKPKSRNQKYITVRSE is encoded by the coding sequence ATGATAGAACAGCTCATTGCCGAAGCAACGGAATGTGATTTCAAAGTTGCTCTCGAAACAAAAAAGCCAAAAAGCTGGTTAAAAAGTGTCAGTGCCTTTTCCAATGGGATCGGCGGCACTCTGTTTTTCGGAGTCTCTGATGACCGGGAGCCTATCGGCTTGTCCGATGTTCAAAAGGATGCTGAAGCGATCAGCCGCTTAATCAAAGAACGTATCACACCATTACCGCAGTTTATCTTAAAGCCATTGCAGGAAGATGGTAAAAACCTGTTGGCTCTGGAGGTTTCTCCTGGCCGCAGCACCCCATACTATTACAAGGCAGACGGAGTAATGGAAGCATACATCCGTGTTGGAAATGAAAGCGTAATTGCACCGGATTACATTGTGAATGAACTGATCTTAAAGGGAACCAATCAGTCCTTTGACACCTTAACAACAGAAGCTGTGAAAAAGGATTACAGCTTCACACTCCTGGAGGCAACCTATCTGGAACGAACCGGCCTCCGCTTCGAGCCATCCGATTATGTCTCATTCGGTTTGGCTGACAAAAATGGGTTCCTGACCAATGCCGGAAAGCTCATGACCGATCAGCACACAGTTTATAACTCCCGTATGTTCTGTACCCGGTGGAATGGCTTGGAAAAAGGCTCTATCTTTGATGATGCGCTGGACGATAAGGAATACGAGGGGAATTTGATTTATTTACTGAAAAGCGGCAGTGAATTTATTCGCAATAATTCCAAAGTCCGTTTTGCCAAAGAAGCTCAGTATCGGGTAGACAAGCCGGATTATGCTGAACGAGCTGTAACAGAGGCTCTTGTCAACGCTCTCATCCATCGTGATTATATTGTGCTTGGCAGCGAAGTCCACATTGATATGTTTGATGATCGGGTGGAAATCACATCTCCGGGCGGTATGTTTGGCGGCGGCTCAATTCAGGAATACGATATTTACAGTATTCGTTCGATGCGACGAAACCCTGTGATCGCTGACCTGTTCCACCGCATGAAGTACATGGAACGCCGTGGAAGTGGTCTGCGCAAAATCGTCAGTGAAACTGAAAAGCTGCCTGGATACACAGAGGCATATAAGCCCGAATTTTCCTCAACAGCGACAGATTTCAGAGTCATCTTGAAAAATGTAAACTACAACTTAGAGGGTGACGCCCACCAAGTTATCCACCAAGTTACCCACCAAGTTATTGAACTATCAACGGTATCCAAACAGATTTTGACTTTTTGCACAACACCAAAATCCAAGAAAGAGCTTGCAGTATTTTGCGGCTTCAAAGATTTAAGAAACTTCACTTTGAAACATATCAATCCGCTTTTAGAATCCGGGCAATTAGAAATGACTATTCCCGATAAACCTAAAAGTCGCAATCAAAAATATATTACAGTTCGTTCCGAATAA
- a CDS encoding CD1845 family protein, whose protein sequence is MKILKCLLMIVTAPVILVLTLFVWLCTGLIYISGLVLGLLSTVIALLGVAVLITYSPQNGVILLVMAFLISPMGLPLAAIWLLGKVQSLKFAIQDWVYG, encoded by the coding sequence ATGAAGATTTTGAAATGTCTGCTGATGATCGTAACTGCACCGGTCATTTTGGTGTTGACGCTTTTTGTCTGGCTCTGCACGGGGCTGATCTACATATCCGGTCTGGTGCTTGGTCTACTAAGCACGGTAATTGCTCTGCTTGGCGTGGCTGTGCTGATTACCTATTCCCCGCAGAATGGTGTGATTTTGCTGGTTATGGCATTTTTGATTAGCCCGATGGGGCTGCCGCTGGCTGCGATCTGGCTGCTGGGAAAGGTGCAGAGTTTGAAATTTGCGATACAGGATTGGGTGTATGGGTAA